The Fragaria vesca subsp. vesca linkage group LG2, FraVesHawaii_1.0, whole genome shotgun sequence genome includes a window with the following:
- the LOC101307963 gene encoding probable leucine-rich repeat receptor-like protein kinase At1g68400-like, with the protein MLQNHTLLSTFFFFTLFSLSLSNPTPNDTLPLLAFKASSDRSNSLASWSQSTDPCAGSWLGVTCDPKTRRVTKLVLENLNLTGPIQPLTALDRLKLLSLNHNLLSSSLNFSSWPHLNHLYLSHNNFTGAIPAAISGLRKLRRIDLSHNQLSGEIPFAELTRLSKLLTLRLESNSLTGFGDASSAPFTDFNVSNNDLAGKIPRFLEKFGAASFTGNARLCGKPLPHDCPIPTAVKPPSLAPPPEAKPHSEHVVLISVSVALGLMVIAGAVVRWRKRKKKSSSSSSGALVVSVGGGKPKAAANGYSYVKRHYGSRELKSGGSHRYHYGPGGPNGPRESEEMVVLEGCNPGVGKVDDVLNASAELLGKGTVGATYKIMMNGWDDVAVVKRVRERKVHGKEVEAWLRIIGELKHGNIARLRAYHSSNYELLLVYDFYANGSLHSLLHGFRGPGRARLDWSTRLKLALGCAEGLAFIHGSGKGKMYHGNLKSCNVLIDDMGNACVADIGLKQLLVGQSSSYDTYSAPELIMPSSFSPNKYTRKCDVYSFGVVLMEILTGRMAGEEGEMSLVEWVNLAVKKECGTWEVFDFELSSDKEMEEEMWALFQVGLICVAAQPKDRPTMNMVRNMIEDIRKKGVREDGTVSILDDISFGTSSPSQSTP; encoded by the coding sequence ATGCTGCAAAACCACACCCTCCTCTCCACCTTCTTCTTCTTCACACTCTTCTCTCTTTCTCTCTCCAACCCAACCCCAAACGACACTCTTCCCTTGCTCGCATTCAAAGCCTCGTCAGACCGCTCCAACTCCCTCGCCTCCTGGTCCCAATCCACCGACCCCTGTGCAGGGTCATGGCTCGGCGTCACCTGCGACCCGAAAACCCGTCGGGTCACCAAGCTTGTCCTCGAGAATCTCAACCTCACCGGTCCCATTCAACCCCTCACCGCACTCGACCGCCTCAAGCTCCTCAGCCTCAACCATAACCTCCTCTCCTCTTCTCTCAACTTCTCCTCCTGGCCCCACCTCAACCACCTCTACCTCTCCCACAACAACTTCACCGGCGCAATTCCCGCCGCCATTTCCGGCCTCCGCAAACTCCGCCGGATTGATCTCTCCCACAACCAGCTCTCCGGCGAAATACCGTTTGCCGAGTTGACTCGGCTGTCTAAACTATTAACTCTGCGGCTCGAGTCCAACTCGCTCACCGGCTTCGGCGACGCGTCGTCTGCTCCGTTCACCGATTTCAATGTCTCCAACAACGACCTCGCCGGAAAAATCCCTCGGTTTCTGGAGAAGTTCGGTGCGGCGTCGTTTACGGGAAACGCGCGGCTGTGCGGAAAGCCGCTGCCGCACGACTGCCCCATTCCGACGGCCGTCAAGCCGCCGTCACTAGCGCCACCACCGGAAGCCAAGCCCCACTCGGAACACGTCGTTCTGATCAGCGTCAGCGTCGCGCTTGGGCTCATGGTGATCGCCGGCGCCGTCGTGCGGTGGCGGAAGCGGAAGAAGAAGAGCAGCAGCAGCAGCAGCGGAGCTCTTGTTGTCAGCGTCGGCGGCGGGAAGCCCAAGGCGGCGGCTAACGGATACAGTTACGTGAAAAGGCACTACGGGTCCCGGGAATTGAAATCTGGCGGGTCCCACAGATACCATTATGGGCCTGGTGGGCCGAACGGGCCGAGGGAAAGCGAAGAGATGGTGGTGCTGGAGGGATGCAACCCCGGTGTCGGTAAAGTCGACGATGTGCTAAATGCGTCGGCGGAGCTGCTGGGGAAGGGGACTGTGGGGGCCACTTACAAGATCATGATGAACGGCTGGGATGATGTGGCGGTGGTGAAGAGGGTGAGGGAGAGGAAGGTTCACGGCAAGGAAGTGGAGGCGTGGTTGAGAATCATCGGCGAGTTGAAGCACGGCAACATTGCGAGGCTGAGAGCTTACCACAGCTCCAACTACGAGCTTCTTTTAGTGTATGATTTTTATGCCAATGGAAGTCTGCATTCTCTTCTGCACGGGTTTCGAGGACCGGGGAGGGCGCGGTTGGATTGGAGCACAAGGCTGAAGCTAGCATTGGGCTGTGCCGAAGGACTCGCCTTCATCCACGGCTCCGGCAAGGGGAAGATGTACCATGGTAACCTCAAGTCGTGCAATGTGTTGATAGATGACATGGGGAATGCTTGTGTTGCTGACATTGGCCTAAAACAGCTCTTGGTTGGTCAGAGTTCGTCTTATGATACCTACAGTGCGCCGGAGTTGATCATGCCGAGTAGTTTTAGTCCCAACAAGTACACTCGCAAGTGCGATGTGTATAGCTTTGGGGTGGTTTTGATGGAGATTTTGACGGGGCGGATGGCGGGGGAGGAAGGAGAAATGAGCTTGGTGGAGTGGGTTAACTTGGCGGTGAAGAAAGAGTGCGGTACATGGGAGGTTTTTGATTTCGAGCTGTCGAGTGACAAGGAGATGGAGGAGGAAATGTGGGCGCTTTTCCAGGTTGGTTTGATTTGCGTGGCTGCGCAGCCAAAAGATCGTCCAACGATGAACATGGTGCGCAATATGATCGAGGACATTAGGAAGAAGGGTGTTAGAGAAGATGGGACTGTGTCTATTCTAGATGACATTTCTTTTGGTACTTCTTCTCCTTCACAGAGCACACCCTGA
- the LOC101308257 gene encoding LOB domain-containing protein 6-like, translating into MHQKFKNAYQVFGRSYITKLLHNLNETPQKRNVAMKNIIAEADSRIADPVGGSYRVVKQQCADLSRLQWKVAQQELELQQLRRQVNANVAMAQPSLYQEQGYQNLGEQIGNANQGQGNLLHQGEGNFVQGYGQRIRQEQASIDAQSRAYVHPPSPSSSTASSRT; encoded by the coding sequence ATGCACCAGAAATTCAAGAATGCCTACCAGGTGTTCGGCAGAAGTTACATTACCAAGTTGCTCCATAACCTCAACGAAACGCCTCAGAAAAGAAACGTTGCCATGAAGAACATCATAGCCGAAGCCGATAGCCGCATCGCTGACCCAGTCGGCGGCTCTTATCGTGTTGTGAAGCAGCAATGTGCTGACCTAAGCAGGTTGCAGTGGAAGGTTGCACAGCAAGAGTTGGAGCTCCAGCAATTGCGCCGTCAAGTGAATGCTAATGTGGCTATGGCACAACCATCTTTGTATCAAGAACAGGGCTACCAGAATCTTGGAGAACAGATCGGCAATGCAAATCAAGGCCAAGGCAACTTGCTTCACCAAGGAGAGGGCAACTTTGTTCAGGGTTATGGTCAGCGAATTCGACAAGAACAGGCTAGCATTGATGCTCAGAGTCGGGCATATGTTCATCCACCTTCCCCTTCATCATCAACAGCTTCTTCCAGAACCTAA
- the LOC101308546 gene encoding LOB domain-containing protein 22-like, whose product MKKHQTCAACRFKRCKCGPDCPMAPYFPAHMHHHYKNAHKVFGESHIKKLLRSVPPHNRSTAMKHIIAEAGIRVADPVGGSYGLIRNLQLKIAEEEENLRRLRDVLSVFCGGGSGDGVVAQGVVQKQGCIVPGGFLHALFLQEQGNNMCVRDEVVPKHDVESIQGEQN is encoded by the exons ATGAAGAAGCACCAGACTTGTGCTGCTTGCAGATTCAAGCGCTGCAAATGTGGACCTGATTGTCCAATGGCCCCGTACTTCCCTGCCCACATGCACCATCACTACAAGAATGCCCACAAGGTGTTCGGCGAAAGTCACATCAAGAAGTTGCTCCGCAGCGTACCCCCTCACAACAGAAGCACTGCCATGAAGCACATTATAGCCGAAGCTGGCATCCGCGTCGCCGACCCGGTTGGTGGAAGCTACGGTCTTATTAGGAACTTGCAGCTCAAGATTGCCGAGGAAGAGGAGAACCTCCGCCGCTTGCGAGATGTACTCAGCGTGTTTTGTGGCGGAGGGAGTGGTGATGGTGTTGTGGCACAGGGTGTGGTTCAGAAACAGGGCTGCATTGTTCCTGGTGGATTTCTTCATGCACTCTTTCTTCAAGAACAGGGGAACAACATGTGTGTAAG GGATGAAGTTGTGCCGAAACATGATGTCGAATCAATTCAGGGTGAGCAGAATTAA
- the LOC101310770 gene encoding delta(8)-fatty-acid desaturase-like: MAESNNNKYISSEDLAKHNKPGDLWISIQGKVYNVSDWAQSHPGGELPLLNLAGQDVTDAFVAYHPGSAWKHLDQFFNGYYLQHYTVSEVSKDYRKLVTEFSKMGLFENRGVGVYFQLFSVAMLFSLSVYGVLCSDKTWVHLVSGGLMGLGWIQSGWLGHDSGHYQIISNKKINRFAQILTGNCLAGISIAWWKRNHNAHHIACNSLEFDPDLQHMPFFAVSSKLFKSLRSCYYDRKMNFDKFTRFLVSYQHWTFYPVMCFARINLFAQSFMLLGCKRLRVPNRGQEILGLLVFWIWFPLLVSCLPNWGERVLFVVASFSITGVQHVQFCLNHFSSSVYVGTPVGNDWCEKQTNGSLDIVCPSWMDWFHGGLQFQIEHHLFPRLPRGYLRKIAPLVKELCKKHNLPYTSVSFTEANTLTIGTLRAAALQARDLTSPVPKNLVWEAVHTYG; encoded by the coding sequence ATGGCAGAGTCCAACAACAACAAATACATTTCCTCTGAAGACCTCGCAAAACACAACAAGCCAGGAGATCTATGGATCTCAATACAGGGTAAAGTCTACAACGTCTCCGACTGGGCCCAATCCCACCCCGGCGGCGAGCTCCCATTGCTCAACCTCGCCGGCCAAGACGTCACTGACGCCTTCGTCGCCTACCACCCCGGCTCGGCGTGGAAGCATCTAGACCAGTTCTTCAATGGCTACTATCTCCAACACTACACAGTCTCCGAGGTGTCCAAGGATTACAGGAAACTCGTCACCGAGTTTTCGAAGATGGGTTTGTTCGAGAACAGGGGAGTTGGTGTGTACTTCCAGCTGTTCTCTGTGGCAATGTTGTTCAGTTTGAGTGTTTATGGTGTGTTGTGTTCGGATAAGACTTGGGTTCATTTGGTCTCGGGTGGGTTAATGGGGTTGGGTTGGATCCAAAGTGGGTGGCTTGGTCATGATTCCGGGCATTACCAGATCATCAGCAACAAAAAGATCAACAGATTCGCTCAGATCCTCACCGGAAACTGCCTTGCTGGCATCAGCATTGCTTGGTGGAAGAGGAACCACAATGCACACCACATTGCTTGTAACAGTTTGGAATTCGATCCGGATCTTCAGCACATGCCTTTCTTTGCGGTATCTTCGAAACTGTTCAAGTCTCTTAGGTCTTGTTATTATGATAGGAAGATGAATTTCGATAAGTTTACTAGGTTCTTGGTTAGTTACCAGCACTGGACATTTTACCCTGTCATGTGTTTTGCTAGGATTAATCTTTTTGCTCAGTCATTCATGTTGTTAGGGTGTAAGAGGTTGAGGGTGCCCAATAGGGGTCAGGAGATTTTGGGGCTTCTAGTGTTTTGGATTTGGTTTCCTCTGCTGGTTTCGTGCTTGCCCAATTGGGGTGAGAGAGTCTTGTTTGTTGTGGCTAGCTTTTCGATCACTGGGGTTCAGCATGTTCAGTTCTGCTTGAACCATTTCTCCTCAAGTGTCTATGTTGGTACACCTGTTGGGAATGACTGGTGTGAGAAGCAGACTAATGGGTCACTGGATATAGTGTGCCCATCTTGGATGGATTGGTTTCATGGTGGGTTGCAGTTTCAAATCGAGCATCATTTGTTTCCGAGATTGCCTAGAGGGTACCTCAGGAAGATTGCTCCTCTTGTTAAGGAGCTTTGCAAGAAGCACAATCTGCCTTACACAAGTGTGTCATTCACAGAGGCTAACACATTGACAATTGGGACTCTGCGCGCTGCAGCCCTGCAGGCTCGTGATCTTACCAGCCCGGTTCCAAAGAATTTAGTTTGGGAAGCTGTACACACATATGGCTAA
- the LOC101311063 gene encoding UDP-sulfoquinovose synthase, chloroplastic-like produces the protein MAHLLSTSYSVKFSSGCKPYTKPFIQDSALFPKSVTFQTSKTPFTRLLSQGKRSRSNCTVRATTLSASREASNEPSQGVHESSSEPSKSKRVMVIGGDGYCGWATALHLSKKGYEVAIVDSLVRRLFDQQLGIDSLTPISSIHDRLRCWKALTGKSIELYIGDICDFEFLTDAFKSFEPEAVVHFGEQRSAPYSMIDRSRAVYTQNNNVIGTLNVLFAIKEFGEQCHLVKLGTMGEYGTPNIDIEEGYITITHNGRTDTLPYPKQASSFYHLSKVHDSNNIAFTCKAWGIRATDLNQGVVYGVRTDETEMHEELINRLDYDGVFGTALNRFCVQAAVGHPLTVYGKGGQTRGYLDIRDTVQCVEIAIANPAQAGEFRVFNQFTEQFSVNELAALVTKAGEKLGLDVQTTSVPNPRVEAEEHYYNAKHTKLIELGLKPHLLSDSLLDSLLNFAIKYEDRVDKKQIMPSVSWRKIGARPKTVAA, from the exons ATGGCGCATTTGCTTTCAACTTCGTATTCTGTCAAATTCTCATCTGGATGTAAACCTTACACAAAGCCATTCATCCAAGACTCGGCCTTATTTCCCAAATCTGTTACTTTTCAGACATCCAAAACCCCATTTACAAGGCTCCTCTCACAAGGGAAGAGGTCGAGAAGTAACTGCACAGTGCGTGCCACCACACTCTCTGCGAGTAGGGAAGCTTCGAATGAACCGAGTCAGGGGGTGCATGAGAGCTCTAGTGAGCCATCTAAATCAAAGAGGGTCATGGTCATTGGTGGAGATGGCTACTGTGGCTGGGCCACTGCCCTTCACCTGTCCAAGAAAGGTTATGAGGTTGCCATTGTCGACAGCCTTGTCCGTCGTCTGTTTGACCAACAGCTTGGTATTGATTCCTTGACTCCAATCTCCTCCATCCATGATCGTCTCCGTTGTTGGAAAGCTCTCACTGGAAAATCTATTGAACTCTACATTGGTGATATTTGTGACTTTGAGTTCTTAACAGACGCCTTCAAGTCGTTTGAGCCTGAGGCTGTTGTTCATTTTGGGGAGCAGCGATCAGCCCCTTATTCCATGATTGATCGCTCAAGAGCAGTATATACACAGAATAACAATGTGATTGGAACCCTGAATGTGCTATTTGCTATTAAAGAGTTTGGAGAGCAGTGTCATCTAGTCAAGCTTGGGACCATGGGAGAATACGGAACTCCAAATATTGATATTGAGGAGGGTTACATAACAATTACTCATAACGGAAGGACAGATACTTTGCCCTACCCCAAGCAAGCAAGCTCTTTCTACCACTTGAGTAAGGTTCATGACTCAAACAACATAGCCTTTACTTGCAAAGCTTGGGGGATTAGAGCCACTGACCTCAATCAAGGAGTCGTATATGGTGTGAGAACAGATGAAACTGAGATGCATGAAGAGCTAATTAACCGGCTGGACTATGATGGAGTGTTTGGAACTGCATTAAATAGGTTCTGTGTTCAGGCTGCTGTTGGTCATCCGCTTACCGTGTATGGCAAAGGTGGCCAG ACCAGGGGATATCTTGACATACGAGATACAGTCCAATGTGTTGAGATTGCCATTGCAAACCCGGCACAGGCTGGTGAGTTCCGGGTCTTCAATCAATTTACTGAGCAGTTTTCTGTCAATGAACTTGCTGCGCTTGTTACAAAAGCTGGAGAGAAGCTTGGACTTGATGTGCAGACCACATCAGTGCCAAACCCAAGAGTGGAAGCGGAGGAGCACTACTACAATGCCAAGCACACCAAACTTATCGAGTTGGGACTTAAACCTCACCTTCTTTCTGACTCTCTTTTGGATTCTTTGCTCAATTTTGCCATTAAATATGAGGATCGTGTAGACAAAAAGCAGATTATGCCTAGTGTTTCTTGGAGAAAAATTGGGGCCAGGCCGAAAACTGTTGCTGCATAG
- the LOC101311344 gene encoding uncharacterized protein LOC101311344, which yields MSVTRPCQRQPGIQKRRVVIENSHGEKLVGMLHDTGSKGLVVFCHGLHSSKERIPMVNLAAALEEQGTSAFRFDFAGNGESEGSFRYGNYHREADDLRAVVRHFLGCHYVITAIVGHSKGGNAVILYGAKYKDVPVVVNISGRFNLERGIEGRLGKDYLQRIKKDGFIDVKNKRGTFQYRATQESLLERLAVDMHAACQSIDQNCRVLTVHGSMDKTVPVEDAYEYNKFIPNHKLYIVEGADHEFTSHQNELASIVLGFIKKEFHQEKFMLKHSSLGTRVADKSIHSRM from the exons ATGTCTGTAACTCGGCCATGTCAGCGACAACCTG GGATTCAGAAGCGGAGAGTTGTCATAGAAAACAGCCATGGGGAGAAGCTTGTGGGGATGTTACATGATACGGGTTCCAAGGGGCTCGTTGTGTTCTGCCATGGCTTACATTCCTCAAAG GAACGCATCCCCATGGTGAACCTTGCTGCTGCATTGGAAGAGCAAGGAACAAGTGCTTTCCGCTTTGACTTTGCTGGAAATGG GGAAAGTGAAGGTTCATTTCGATACGGTAACTATCACAGAGAAGCTGATGATTTACGTGCTGTAGTTCGACACTTTCTTGGGTGCCATTATGTGATAACTGCAATTGTTGGGCACAGTAAAG GGGGAAATGCAGTTATATTGTATGGTGCAAAGTACAAGGATGTTCCTGTAGTTGTAAATATTTCTGGTCGATTTAATCTTGAAAGAGGCATTGAAGGTCGCTTAGGTAAAGATTATCTACAAAGAATCAAGAAAGATGGATTTATTGATGTGAAGAACAAAAGAG GCACATTTCAGTATCGAGCAACTCAAGAGAGTTTGTTGGAGCGGCTAGCGGTTGATATGCATGCAGCCTGCCAGTCAATTGATCAAAATTGCAG GGTTTTGACAGTTCATGGATCAATGGATAAGACTGTTCCTGTTGAAGATGCTTACGAGTACAACAAATTCATACCTAATCATAAACTATACATAGTGGAAGGAGCTGATCATGAATTCACTTCACATCAAAATGAGTTGGCTTCAATCGTGTTGGGCTTCATCAAGAAAGAATTTCACCAGGAGAAGTTTATGCTCAAGCACTCATCACTTGGCACAAGAGTAGCAGATAAATCTATTCATTCACGGATGTGA